The following proteins come from a genomic window of Phycisphaerae bacterium:
- a CDS encoding helix-turn-helix transcriptional regulator codes for MTSYQPALETLLDRLLTGELIFCVDNPPRRRAGRPSADRRMSIHAHGFTECVMPLGGRACLEMADGLVALADRRLRVILPGVEHCERYQRKDRAYELLWIVIIPTAVNFFASTYAPSRDLAPSRCLTVASMPAWELWEASRTPALPHELRDRARFVSGLTCATVAALDRLRTGSAHPEPASRAMAEQIRAYLDVHFCEPVTLGELSQMVRRSPNHVNALFGREFGLPVREYLIRRRLEKARRILAETDEPVKAAAYACGFRDPLYFSRLFRRHFGRAPARFRDAEPTPPPSG; via the coding sequence ATGACCAGCTACCAACCCGCCCTCGAGACGCTGCTCGACCGCCTCCTCACCGGCGAGCTGATCTTCTGCGTCGACAACCCACCGCGCCGACGCGCCGGCCGCCCGTCCGCCGATCGCCGCATGTCCATCCACGCCCACGGCTTCACCGAATGCGTCATGCCCCTCGGCGGCCGCGCCTGCCTGGAAATGGCCGACGGACTGGTCGCCCTCGCCGATCGCCGTCTGCGGGTCATCCTGCCCGGAGTCGAACACTGCGAGCGTTATCAGCGGAAGGACCGGGCCTACGAACTCCTCTGGATCGTCATCATCCCCACCGCCGTCAACTTCTTCGCCAGCACCTACGCGCCCTCCCGCGACCTGGCCCCCAGCCGCTGCCTGACCGTCGCCTCCATGCCCGCATGGGAACTCTGGGAGGCCTCCCGAACCCCCGCCCTCCCCCACGAACTCCGCGACCGCGCCCGCTTCGTCTCCGGTCTGACCTGTGCCACCGTCGCCGCACTCGACCGGCTGCGAACCGGCTCAGCCCATCCCGAACCCGCCTCACGCGCCATGGCCGAGCAGATCCGGGCCTACCTCGACGTCCACTTCTGCGAGCCGGTCACCCTCGGCGAACTCAGCCAGATGGTCCGCCGCTCCCCAAACCACGTCAACGCCCTCTTCGGCCGCGAGTTCGGCCTGCCCGTCCGTGAATACCTGATCCGCCGCCGACTCGAAAAGGCACGCCGCATCCTCGCCGAAACCGATGAGCCCGTCAAAGCCGCCGCCTACGCCTGCGGATTCCGCGATCCCCTCTACTTCAGCCGCCTCTTCCGCCGACACTTCGGCCGAGCCCCCGCCCGCTTCCGCGACGCCGAGCCTACCCCTCCGCCTTCCGGCTGA